A window from Candidatus Margulisiibacteriota bacterium encodes these proteins:
- a CDS encoding YdcF family protein — protein MKRLAGFLLCLLLVSIAFYLARPYIFTFMADYLYARDSLDRADLIIVLGGDNNGERVAEAVTLYQAGYAPRLLMSGGPLAWHLTNAQWMKKQAVESGVPAGAIAQQDRSLSTLDDALLCLPLAKQFGCRTVILVTSPYHSRRASIVFKKVFAPEGIRVISYPVRQSVFNPDKWWTRYEDMTAVVWEYAANVIYFLRGY, from the coding sequence ATGAAGCGCCTGGCCGGTTTTCTCCTCTGCCTGCTGCTGGTTTCCATCGCTTTTTACCTGGCCCGGCCGTACATTTTTACTTTTATGGCCGACTATCTTTACGCGCGCGACAGTTTGGACCGCGCCGACCTGATCATCGTCCTGGGGGGCGACAACAACGGCGAACGGGTGGCCGAGGCGGTCACCCTGTACCAGGCGGGCTACGCGCCGCGCCTCCTCATGTCGGGCGGGCCGCTCGCCTGGCACCTGACCAACGCCCAGTGGATGAAAAAACAGGCGGTCGAATCGGGAGTGCCGGCCGGCGCGATCGCCCAGCAGGACCGGTCGCTCTCCACGCTGGACGACGCGCTGCTCTGCCTGCCGCTGGCCAAGCAATTCGGCTGCCGCACGGTCATCCTGGTCACTTCGCCCTACCATAGCCGCCGGGCGTCGATCGTCTTCAAAAAGGTTTTCGCCCCCGAAGGGATCAGGGTCATTTCTTATCCGGTCCGGCAGAGCGTGTTTAACCCGGACAAATGGTGGACGCGCTACGAGGACATGACGGCGGTCGTTTGGGAGTACGCCGCCAATGTGATATACTTTTTGCGAGGCTACTGA
- a CDS encoding FlgD immunoglobulin-like domain containing protein, with protein sequence MRQAFSLCFALLFAGTALAGPRLTAGSSGTLYQFWLEPSGESQALYYSRSGDQGINYSPARLLKQLPAGTTGCDLKIAGENELYLAYGVSGEAWFTSSTDNGRTFGPAQLITSEALGSPAVAVDGAGAVSCLFLRPDRARGLSELCYLAGLSQEPVVIEQSADELGAARLFTSPWGALAVWQKQYRDRAETFLALTLDGGRHFNAPRRINPEKPIELLYYLGGKWRYRAAPPDPLSRELEPAPVVSPQLLAPAAGALVNTPTLEVRYRLPAAEPAIDKIELSWQKTFPADKTWSFERFDLPGTGETSYVVPVDLPDGDYYIRLTAFDGLVSSPATDPLAFRLDRQAPAITLLSPAAATSEARNIVIDGKLNEKARLTLNGQPVTVEAGGRFRLPYQLAPGDNRLSFTATDEAGNTAALAVNCAYSSLKPALTIKKPHAAEWFKPDSAVLFAVTVFDLQDDIEDESEAEIEIEGKILDDRLVYDRAERDLSGFIKLPSGLADGKIAARIRLRDLAGNLAEEEVTINIDRTAPALDLASGEASYSSAASLVRLPFSDAGAGLDPAATLITFPGVSFEAISSAESLYLRPVRALAPGSYEVTVTPRDRIGNSGPAAAFPLVVDDQAPELLITGSSESQGRCRLEARVSDAYPGSVNIYNNGKLADSFRLNGPLFVREIALTSGSNDLRIEALDKAGNSTSSSLSVTASALSGSATVARLGNAPNPFTPASGPMLFTYTLNAPADLKFYIFDLSGTLIWQKTALGAVSGNLAWDGRDHFGGAVVRGVYPYTVQANSGGAVELHRGKIIVY encoded by the coding sequence GTGCGACAAGCCTTCAGCCTCTGCTTTGCGCTGCTTTTTGCCGGAACGGCCCTGGCCGGGCCCCGGCTGACCGCCGGTTCGTCCGGCACGCTCTACCAGTTCTGGCTGGAACCGTCCGGGGAATCCCAGGCCCTATATTACAGCCGCTCCGGCGATCAGGGGATCAATTATTCCCCCGCCCGCCTGCTTAAGCAGCTGCCGGCGGGAACGACCGGTTGCGACCTGAAGATCGCCGGGGAAAACGAGCTCTATCTGGCCTACGGCGTTTCGGGCGAAGCGTGGTTCACCAGCTCAACGGATAACGGGCGGACCTTCGGCCCGGCGCAGCTGATCACCAGCGAAGCGCTCGGTAGCCCGGCGGTCGCGGTGGACGGGGCCGGCGCCGTTTCTTGCCTGTTCCTCCGGCCGGACCGGGCGCGCGGCCTGTCCGAGCTTTGCTACCTCGCCGGGCTATCTCAGGAACCGGTGGTCATCGAACAGAGCGCCGATGAGCTCGGCGCGGCGCGGCTCTTCACCTCCCCCTGGGGAGCGCTCGCCGTCTGGCAGAAGCAATACCGCGACCGGGCCGAAACTTTTCTCGCCCTTACCCTGGACGGCGGCCGGCATTTTAATGCGCCCCGCCGGATCAATCCCGAAAAACCGATCGAACTGCTCTATTATCTCGGCGGTAAATGGCGGTACCGCGCCGCGCCGCCCGACCCGCTCAGCCGCGAGCTCGAGCCGGCGCCCGTCGTCTCGCCGCAACTGCTCGCGCCGGCCGCCGGCGCGCTGGTCAACACCCCGACCCTGGAGGTCCGTTACCGCTTGCCGGCCGCCGAGCCGGCCATCGACAAGATCGAGCTCTCCTGGCAAAAGACCTTCCCGGCCGATAAGACTTGGAGCTTCGAACGTTTCGATCTCCCCGGCACCGGCGAAACTTCTTATGTCGTGCCGGTCGATCTGCCGGACGGGGATTATTACATCCGGCTGACCGCTTTCGACGGCCTGGTCTCCAGCCCGGCTACCGACCCGCTCGCTTTCCGGCTCGACCGCCAGGCGCCGGCCATCACCCTTCTCTCCCCGGCGGCCGCCACCAGCGAAGCGCGCAATATCGTGATCGACGGCAAATTGAACGAAAAGGCCCGCCTCACGCTCAACGGTCAACCGGTGACCGTGGAAGCGGGCGGCCGGTTCCGTCTCCCCTATCAGCTGGCGCCGGGCGACAACCGGCTGAGCTTCACCGCCACGGACGAAGCGGGCAACACCGCCGCGCTGGCGGTAAATTGCGCCTACAGTTCCCTGAAGCCGGCGCTGACGATCAAAAAGCCGCACGCCGCGGAATGGTTCAAGCCCGATTCCGCGGTCCTCTTTGCCGTCACCGTCTTTGACCTGCAGGACGATATCGAGGACGAGAGCGAAGCCGAGATCGAGATCGAGGGCAAAATCCTGGACGACCGGCTCGTTTATGACCGGGCGGAACGGGACCTGTCCGGTTTTATCAAGCTGCCTTCCGGCCTGGCCGACGGTAAAATCGCCGCCCGGATCAGGCTGCGCGACCTGGCCGGGAACCTGGCCGAGGAAGAGGTCACTATCAATATCGACCGGACCGCGCCGGCCCTGGACCTGGCCAGCGGCGAAGCTTCTTACAGCAGCGCGGCCAGCCTGGTCCGGCTCCCGTTCAGCGACGCGGGCGCCGGTCTGGATCCGGCCGCCACGCTCATCACTTTTCCCGGCGTCTCTTTTGAGGCGATCAGCTCGGCCGAGTCGCTCTATCTGCGGCCGGTCAGAGCCTTGGCGCCCGGCAGTTACGAGGTCACCGTCACGCCGCGCGACCGGATCGGCAACAGCGGCCCGGCCGCCGCTTTTCCGCTGGTCGTCGACGACCAGGCGCCGGAGCTGCTGATCACCGGCAGCAGCGAGAGCCAAGGCCGCTGCCGGCTGGAAGCCAGGGTCAGCGACGCCTATCCGGGAAGCGTCAACATTTACAATAACGGCAAGCTGGCCGATTCGTTCCGCCTGAACGGGCCCCTCTTTGTCCGGGAGATCGCTCTGACCTCGGGGAGCAACGACCTCCGGATCGAGGCGCTCGACAAGGCAGGCAATAGCACGTCAAGCTCGCTCTCGGTCACCGCCTCCGCCCTCAGCGGCTCGGCCACGGTGGCCCGTCTGGGGAACGCGCCCAATCCGTTCACGCCGGCCAGCGGCCCGATGCTGTTCACTTACACCTTGAACGCGCCGGCCGACCTGAAATTCTACATCTTTGACCTGAGCGGCACGCTGATCTGGCAAAAAACGGCGCTGGGCGCGGTGAGCGGCAACCTGGCGTGGGACGGGCGCGATCATTTCGGGGGGGCGGTCGTCCGCGGGGTCTATCCTTACACGGTGCAGGCGAACTCCGGCGGAGCGGTCGAGCTCCACCGCGGCAAGATCATCGTCTACTAA
- a CDS encoding lysophospholipid acyltransferase family protein encodes MSFVLTAYFFVLFQVGIVVLAALSFVFKPFGPRGERGFYACLAAFLRFLIPLSFIRVEIRGRENIPRHGRLILAGNHPGLLEPMYLIAYLPLKLVLVADDGLTGLPFLGRVIKTAGCLTYRRRTTDVAFLIGLRDALADGQNLLVFPKQLRRLGAADKIEYDDDLVRTAAAAGATIVPFVVEQPGGALLSRGLFVTPGKTTIRIGKPLPPRAADGAAELQRRFEQLMEGG; translated from the coding sequence ATGAGCTTCGTGCTGACAGCCTATTTTTTTGTCCTGTTCCAGGTCGGGATAGTGGTCCTGGCCGCGCTTTCTTTTGTTTTTAAGCCGTTCGGCCCCCGGGGGGAGCGCGGTTTTTACGCTTGCCTGGCCGCTTTTCTCCGGTTCCTGATCCCGCTCAGCTTTATCCGGGTGGAGATCCGCGGCCGCGAGAACATCCCCCGGCACGGCCGCCTGATCCTGGCCGGCAACCACCCGGGACTGCTGGAACCAATGTACCTGATCGCTTACCTGCCGCTCAAGCTGGTCCTGGTCGCCGATGACGGGTTGACCGGCTTGCCCTTCCTTGGCCGGGTCATTAAAACGGCCGGCTGTCTGACCTACCGGCGCCGGACGACCGACGTCGCTTTCCTGATCGGCCTGCGCGACGCTTTGGCCGACGGACAGAACCTCCTGGTATTTCCCAAACAGCTGCGGCGACTCGGCGCGGCTGATAAGATAGAATATGACGACGACCTGGTCAGGACGGCCGCCGCCGCCGGCGCCACGATCGTTCCGTTCGTCGTTGAGCAGCCGGGCGGCGCCCTGTTATCGCGGGGACTTTTCGTCACCCCCGGTAAGACGACGATCAGGATCGGCAAACCGCTGCCGCCGCGGGCCGCGGACGGGGCGGCGGAGCTGCAGCGCCGGTTCGAGCAATTAATGGAGGGAGGATAG
- a CDS encoding NDP-sugar synthase — translation MKAFILAAGYGTRLEPLTLAVPKPMVPIVNLPTMQHNIELLKKHGFTEIVANIHYYPEQIENYFGDGHAFGVSLDYSFEEELLGTAGGVRKMAQISGAQETFIVLSSDALTSINLTRCLEYHREKKALATIALARVNDVREFGVVMHDDSGRITGFQEKPDPAVALSDLANTGIYVFEPGILDLIPDGFYDFGKQLFPRLAAERAALYGYEMVEYWNDVGGLEKYIQSNYDAMSGALHINIPGRKVASATWLGEREQIDPSSRFEGSVIIGDRCRIGRDVYIKDSVIGDKCVIGDGAAITGSVLWPDVVVSKEARVTGAVIGSFSHLGKAAVVGEGTVMANRVVVGAGRVVPSQSRVQPDSIY, via the coding sequence ATGAAAGCGTTCATCCTGGCCGCCGGTTACGGGACCCGGCTGGAACCGCTGACCCTGGCGGTCCCCAAGCCGATGGTGCCGATCGTCAACCTGCCGACGATGCAGCACAACATCGAACTGCTCAAAAAGCACGGTTTCACCGAGATCGTCGCCAACATCCACTATTACCCGGAGCAGATCGAGAATTACTTCGGCGACGGGCACGCCTTCGGCGTCAGCCTCGATTATTCCTTTGAGGAAGAGCTGCTCGGCACCGCCGGCGGAGTGCGGAAAATGGCGCAGATCAGCGGCGCGCAAGAGACCTTTATCGTCCTTTCGTCCGACGCGCTGACCAGCATCAACCTAACGCGCTGCCTGGAATATCACCGGGAGAAAAAGGCGCTGGCGACCATCGCTCTGGCCCGGGTCAACGACGTGCGGGAATTCGGCGTGGTAATGCACGACGACTCCGGCCGGATTACCGGGTTCCAGGAAAAGCCGGACCCGGCGGTCGCCCTGAGCGACCTGGCCAACACCGGGATCTACGTGTTCGAGCCGGGGATCCTTGACCTGATCCCGGACGGTTTTTACGATTTTGGCAAACAACTGTTCCCGCGCCTGGCCGCGGAGCGGGCGGCGCTGTACGGTTACGAGATGGTCGAATACTGGAACGACGTCGGCGGGCTGGAAAAATACATCCAGTCCAATTATGACGCCATGAGCGGCGCCCTGCACATCAACATCCCGGGCCGCAAGGTCGCCTCGGCGACCTGGCTTGGCGAGCGGGAGCAGATCGACCCGAGCAGCCGGTTCGAGGGGTCGGTCATCATCGGCGACCGCTGCCGGATCGGCCGCGACGTCTACATCAAGGATTCGGTCATCGGCGACAAGTGCGTGATCGGCGACGGCGCCGCGATCACCGGTTCGGTCCTCTGGCCCGACGTGGTGGTCAGCAAGGAGGCGCGGGTCACCGGCGCGGTGATCGGTTCTTTCTCCCACCTGGGCAAGGCGGCGGTGGTGGGCGAGGGGACGGTCATGGCGAACCGGGTCGTCGTTGGCGCCGGCCGGGTCGTTCCCTCCCAGAGCCGCGTCCAGCCGGACTCTATTTATTAG
- a CDS encoding pyridoxine 5'-phosphate synthase, translated as MRLGVNIDHIATLREARQEHFPDPVTAAKAALAGGADGIVCHLREDRRHIKDDDVARLRQLPARLDLEMAATDEMTRIALKIKPDMVTIVPEKRREVTTEGGLDLKSKNENRNSKLRNIIRKLQDKGIKVSLFIDPDYDQVAEAAVLLADFVELHTGKYARASYVKGKKLSVARELEKVGVAAQQARLIGLRVNAGHGLDYENAGAIAKIPGMEELNIGFAIIARSLLVGLERATKEMKEAIK; from the coding sequence ATGAGACTCGGCGTCAACATCGACCACATCGCCACCCTGCGCGAAGCGCGCCAGGAGCATTTTCCCGACCCGGTGACCGCGGCTAAGGCGGCGCTGGCCGGCGGCGCCGACGGCATAGTTTGCCACCTGCGCGAAGACCGCCGGCACATCAAGGACGACGACGTGGCCCGGCTCCGGCAGTTGCCGGCCCGGTTGGACCTGGAAATGGCGGCTACCGACGAAATGACGAGGATCGCCCTCAAGATCAAGCCCGACATGGTGACTATTGTGCCGGAAAAACGCCGCGAAGTTACAACAGAAGGCGGACTCGACCTAAAATCGAAAAACGAAAATCGAAATTCGAAACTAAGGAATATTATCCGGAAATTACAGGATAAGGGGATCAAAGTCAGCTTATTTATCGACCCGGACTACGACCAGGTCGCGGAAGCGGCCGTTTTGCTGGCCGATTTTGTCGAGCTGCACACCGGTAAATACGCCCGGGCGTCATACGTCAAAGGGAAAAAGCTTTCGGTCGCCCGTGAGCTGGAAAAAGTCGGCGTTGCCGCCCAGCAGGCGCGGCTGATCGGCCTGCGGGTCAACGCCGGACACGGCCTCGATTATGAGAATGCCGGCGCGATCGCCAAAATACCGGGGATGGAAGAGCTGAACATCGGTTTTGCCATTATTGCCCGGAGCTTGCTGGTCGGCCTGGAGCGGGCGACGAAAGAGATGAAGGAGGCAATCAAGTGA
- a CDS encoding NAD(P)/FAD-dependent oxidoreductase, with product MKKNAKIIIVGAGPIGCYIAQLLKHYGFNPLLLEEHQEVGRPVSCAGIVGKGLFEELRLPLSRRSIVNTINGARVSYNGAAFDLHRQTVAYIVDRAHFDQELSAKLEIEFNTQLQDIHPIKEGYFLKTNNGEYFADLVIGADGPNSRVRKALGFSSDMKLYRGYQYRVKMTPERLDAVQVDYVKPFSLFTWLIPEGNGVARIGTISNNPYQEVNRFMEKNHLTGEIIEKNAGAIPIGTCELVKGNALLAGDAACQIKPITSGGIYYGLKASELLVDAVREGDLAQYPVRWAEEFGQEIKICLLLRNILENMGDDVLKKLFEYVKDNAKLIEQIGDFENHSSVIWSLASNPRTYPTIGALLMGMARNPKFLFRSLFRLPR from the coding sequence ATGAAAAAGAACGCCAAGATCATCATTGTCGGAGCCGGCCCGATCGGCTGCTATATCGCTCAGCTGCTCAAGCATTACGGTTTTAATCCGCTGCTGCTGGAGGAGCACCAGGAGGTCGGCCGGCCGGTCTCCTGCGCCGGTATCGTCGGCAAGGGGCTGTTCGAAGAACTCCGCCTGCCGCTCTCCCGCCGCTCGATCGTCAACACGATCAACGGCGCCCGCGTCAGTTATAACGGCGCCGCTTTTGATCTCCACCGCCAGACGGTCGCCTACATCGTCGACCGCGCCCACTTCGACCAGGAATTGAGCGCCAAGCTGGAGATCGAGTTCAATACCCAGCTGCAGGACATTCACCCGATCAAGGAAGGTTATTTCCTGAAGACCAATAACGGGGAATATTTTGCCGACCTGGTGATCGGCGCCGACGGGCCGAATTCCCGGGTGCGGAAAGCGCTCGGTTTCAGTTCCGACATGAAGCTGTACCGCGGCTACCAGTACCGGGTCAAAATGACCCCGGAAAGGCTGGACGCGGTGCAGGTCGATTACGTCAAGCCGTTCTCGCTCTTTACCTGGCTGATCCCCGAGGGGAACGGGGTAGCGCGAATCGGCACGATCAGCAACAATCCGTACCAAGAGGTTAACCGCTTCATGGAGAAAAACCATTTAACCGGCGAGATCATCGAGAAGAACGCCGGCGCGATCCCGATCGGCACCTGCGAGCTGGTCAAGGGGAACGCGCTGCTGGCCGGCGACGCCGCCTGCCAGATCAAACCGATCACCTCCGGCGGGATCTATTACGGCCTGAAAGCGTCCGAACTGCTGGTCGACGCCGTCCGCGAAGGCGACCTGGCGCAGTACCCGGTCCGCTGGGCGGAGGAATTCGGGCAGGAGATCAAGATCTGCCTGCTGCTCCGGAATATTTTAGAGAATATGGGGGACGACGTCCTGAAAAAACTGTTCGAATACGTCAAGGACAACGCCAAGCTGATCGAACAGATCGGCGACTTTGAGAACCATTCATCGGTGATCTGGAGCCTGGCGTCCAATCCGCGGACCTATCCGACGATCGGCGCGCTGCTGATGGGGATGGCCAGGAACCCGAAGTTCCTGTTCCGCTCGCTTTTCCGGCTTCCCCGATGA
- a CDS encoding 1-acyl-sn-glycerol-3-phosphate acyltransferase — protein sequence MRTLARLLADLFFATGLQLGFLALYLLAWPLSLLGRRGVVLFRQMAGGILRFLFWGGRLRPRLSGVEKLTPGRKTILLANRPCRNAPFYLTAYFPVSPALVISSRLLRFPVVGRVFRQLGFIPYPRQPEERRAATAFALGLINALKHGDPVVIFIETFLGDSRRSRQQLERLIEVARQTGSDLRPLLVTTRGVGNRPNRDIFLLGEVDLELGPPWPLEEKELPGRIRDYFHN from the coding sequence ATGAGAACGCTTGCCCGCCTCCTGGCCGATCTTTTTTTCGCGACCGGTCTCCAGCTCGGTTTTTTGGCCTTATATCTCCTGGCCTGGCCGCTCTCGCTGCTGGGACGGCGGGGCGTCGTCCTTTTCCGGCAAATGGCCGGCGGCATTCTCCGGTTCCTTTTCTGGGGCGGCCGTCTCCGGCCTCGCTTGAGCGGAGTGGAAAAACTGACGCCCGGGCGCAAGACGATCTTGCTGGCCAATCGTCCCTGCCGCAACGCCCCTTTTTACCTGACCGCCTATTTCCCGGTTTCGCCGGCGCTGGTGATCTCCAGCCGTTTGCTCCGTTTCCCGGTCGTCGGCCGGGTCTTTCGCCAGCTCGGCTTTATCCCGTATCCCCGCCAACCGGAGGAGCGCCGGGCGGCGACCGCCTTTGCCCTCGGCCTGATCAACGCGCTCAAGCACGGCGATCCGGTCGTCATTTTTATCGAGACTTTCCTCGGCGACAGCCGGCGCTCCCGGCAGCAGCTGGAGCGGCTGATCGAGGTCGCCCGGCAGACCGGATCAGACCTGCGCCCCCTCCTGGTCACTACCCGGGGAGTGGGTAACCGGCCGAACCGCGACATTTTCCTCCTGGGGGAGGTAGACTTGGAATTAGGGCCCCCCTGGCCGCTGGAGGAAAAAGAGCTCCCCGGCCGGATCCGCGATTATTTCCATAATTGA
- the rpiB gene encoding ribose 5-phosphate isomerase B yields MKIAIGSDHAGYALKQKVLAFLKKKRITIKDFGTYSEESCDYPDFAYPVARAVAKKRFDRGILICGSGVGVSITANRVKGVRAVNVNDLYTARQSREHGDSNVLCLAGRRLAPAKALKIAALWLATPFSGDPRHLRRLKKIDR; encoded by the coding sequence GTGAAGATCGCGATCGGTTCGGACCACGCTGGTTACGCGTTAAAGCAGAAAGTGCTCGCTTTTTTAAAGAAAAAGCGGATCACGATCAAGGATTTCGGCACTTATTCCGAGGAGTCTTGCGATTATCCCGATTTCGCTTACCCGGTCGCCCGGGCGGTCGCCAAAAAGCGCTTTGACCGCGGGATCCTGATCTGCGGTTCGGGGGTCGGCGTCTCGATCACCGCCAACCGGGTCAAAGGGGTGCGGGCGGTCAACGTCAACGACCTGTATACCGCGCGGCAGAGCCGGGAACACGGGGACAGCAACGTCCTGTGCCTGGCGGGTCGGCGGCTCGCTCCGGCCAAAGCCCTGAAGATCGCCGCGCTCTGGCTGGCGACGCCGTTCTCCGGCGATCCCCGCCACCTCCGGAGGCTGAAAAAGATCGACCGATGA
- the ispF gene encoding 2-C-methyl-D-erythritol 2,4-cyclodiphosphate synthase encodes MKIGFGYDVHKFQKGRPLIVGGVEIPHPQGLLGWSDADVLLHAIIDALIGALGEGDIGRHFPPGDPNFKNVSSLKLLAFVKELVASRGYSVNNIDSTIVAEEPRFAPYIEQMRRTIAGTLDIPPESVNVKGKTEEGLGFTGTKKGIKAYAICLIHKEL; translated from the coding sequence ATGAAGATCGGTTTCGGTTACGATGTCCATAAGTTCCAAAAAGGGCGCCCGTTGATCGTCGGCGGAGTGGAAATCCCGCATCCCCAGGGGCTGCTCGGCTGGTCCGACGCCGACGTCCTGCTGCACGCGATCATCGACGCGCTGATCGGCGCCCTGGGCGAGGGCGATATCGGGCGGCATTTCCCGCCCGGCGACCCGAACTTCAAGAACGTTTCCAGCCTCAAACTGCTGGCTTTCGTCAAGGAACTGGTCGCCAGCCGCGGTTATTCGGTCAACAATATCGATTCCACCATCGTGGCGGAAGAGCCGCGCTTCGCCCCGTACATCGAGCAAATGAGGCGGACGATCGCCGGGACGCTGGATATCCCGCCGGAGAGCGTTAACGTCAAGGGGAAGACCGAGGAAGGCCTCGGCTTTACCGGGACGAAAAAAGGGATCAAGGCGTACGCGATCTGCCTCATCCACAAAGAGCTATGA